ATACTATATAGAACAAATGCTCAATCAAGAGCAATAGAAGAAAGTCTTATACAAAATAAGATACCATATAAGATATATGGAGGATTAAGATTCTTTGATAGAAAAGAAATTAAAGATTTAATTTCATACTTACTATTAATAAACAATCCTAAAGATGATTTAAGTTTTGAAAGAGTAATAAACTTCCCTAAAAGATCTATAGGACCTAAAACTATTGAAGTTTTAACCCATATTGCAACAAAAAATCAAACATCTCTTTTTGATGCAATATTACAAGTTGAAAATGAAATTTCAAGTAGTGCCATTAAAAAACTTTTATCTTTTAGAGATTTAATAAATAAATATATTATTGCAAAAGAAGATATGACAACCTCTGAAATATTAAAAGACTTAATGGATGATATAGACTATAACTCAGCTCTTGATAGTTATGATAACAAAGAAAACAGAATAGAAAATATACAAGAATTAATAAACTCAATAGCAACCATAGAAGAAGAAACAGGATTTTTATCACTTCCAGAATATTTAGAAAATGTAGCTCTAAATTCTCCTTCAGATAATTTAGTTGAAGAAGAAAATTTCGTTAAATTAATGACTATACACGCTTCAAAAGGTCTTGAATTTAATACCGTATTTTTAGTAGGTGTTGAAGAAGGATTATTCCCTAATGAAGATAGTAATTTTATGGAAGATGAACTTGAAGAAGAAAGAAGAATCTTCTATGTTGCCATAACTCGTGCTGAAGAAGAACTATACATTACACATTCGCTTGAAAGAAAAACATGGGGAGCTATGACTAATTACTTTGTTAAACCTTCAAGATTTATAGGTGAAATACAAAAAGATCTTAAAATGGAAATATTTAATCCAAATAATCGAGAACCTAAATTTAATAATGATAATGAAGTGGTAAGATTTGTTAATCCTAATAAAAAATCTATAGAAAACTTTAACCCATTTAAGTTTATTAATAATTCTAAAATGATAACTCCAAAAGTAGATACATCATTTAAAATAGGTGAAAAAGTTAAACATAGCGAATATGGAAAAGGTATAATTAAAGAAATTACACCTAAATCAATAACTGTTAATTTCTCTATAGGTTCAAAAAAAATAGCTCTTAAATTTGCAGAAACATTTTTAGAAAGGATAGAATAATGAAAAAAATATTATTAATGGTTACAATGTTTTTCTCATTTAATGTTTATTCATATAATTTTGATAACTATCATTGGTATACATTTAAACATGTTAGTAAAAATATACCAAAATTAAAACCATTTGATATTATTGTATTAAGTAAAGGAAGCGATATTACTCAACAATTTGGACACTTATTTATACTTAATAGAGATAAAAAATTAGTAGAAATTAA
The genomic region above belongs to Streptobacillus moniliformis DSM 12112 and contains:
- a CDS encoding ATP-dependent helicase: MSILDNLNTEQRQAAKLVEGQTLILAGAGSGKTRTLTFKIAYMIKEKNINPRNILALTFTNKAAKEMKERVETLVGDNNEILISTFHSFAVRLLRTYSERIGYTNNFNIYDNNDQKSIIKKILKSQGLDKKYKESQIISKISRLKELGLNYTNLGQELDMNLPFNREFKEIFREYQEKLEKSNAMDFSDLLVNAKALLDDEYVLDKIQNRYIYILIDEYQDTNEIQYQIVKKIAKKYKNICVVGDEDQSIYAFRGANIRNILNFEKDYPNANTIKLEQNYRSTQTILDAANSVIRNNKSSKGKKLWSDNNKGEKIGIYTAINVEDEATFISDKINELKIRKDKKYKDFTILYRTNAQSRAIEESLIQNKIPYKIYGGLRFFDRKEIKDLISYLLLINNPKDDLSFERVINFPKRSIGPKTIEVLTHIATKNQTSLFDAILQVENEISSSAIKKLLSFRDLINKYIIAKEDMTTSEILKDLMDDIDYNSALDSYDNKENRIENIQELINSIATIEEETGFLSLPEYLENVALNSPSDNLVEEENFVKLMTIHASKGLEFNTVFLVGVEEGLFPNEDSNFMEDELEEERRIFYVAITRAEEELYITHSLERKTWGAMTNYFVKPSRFIGEIQKDLKMEIFNPNNREPKFNNDNEVVRFVNPNKKSIENFNPFKFINNSKMITPKVDTSFKIGEKVKHSEYGKGIIKEITPKSITVNFSIGSKKIALKFAETFLERIE